The following nucleotide sequence is from Streptomyces leeuwenhoekii.
CACCTACTTCGGCTTCAGCGGACTGACCGTGGACCGGCAGAAGCCGGGCACGGTGATGGCGACCGCGTACAGCTCCTGGTGGCCGGACACCCAGATCTTCCGCTCCACGGACAGCGGCGCGACCTGGACCAAGGCGTGGGACTACTCGTCGTACCCCACCCGCGAGAACCGCTACACGATGGACGTGTCGTCCTCGCCGTGGCTGACCTGGGGCGCCAACCCGTCACCGCCCGAACAGACCCCGAAGCTCGGCTGGATGACGGAGTCGCTGGAGATCGACCCCTTCGACTCCGACCGGATGATGTACGGCACGGGCGCGACGATCTACGGCACCGAGAACCTGACGAACTGGGACAGCGGCGCGAAGTTCGCCATCAAGCCGATGGTGCAGGGCCTGGAGGAGACCGCGGTCAACGACCTCGCCTCTCCCCCGTCGGGCGCCCCGCTGCTCAGCGCGCTCGGCGACATCGGCGGGTTCCGGCACACGGACCTGACCAAGGTGCCGTCCATGATGTTCACCCAGCCCAACTTCACCTCCACCACCAGCCTGGACTTCGCCGAGACCAAGCCGGACACGGTCGTCCGCGTCGGCAACCTGGACTCCGGTCCGCACATCGCCTTCTCCACGGACAACGGCGCCAACTGGTTCGGCGGGACGGACCCCGCCGGGGTCAGCGGCGGCGGCACGGTGGCCGCGGCGGCGGACGGCAGCCGGTTCGTGTGGAGCCCGCAGGGCGCCGCCGTGCACCACACGACGGGCTTCGGCACCTCGTGGTCGGCCTCCACCGGCATCCCGGCGGGCGCGATCGTGGAGTCGGACCGGGTCGACCCGAAGACGTTCTACGGCTTCAAGTCCGGCAGGTTCTACGTCAGCACCGACGGCGGGGCGACCTTCACCGCCTCCGCCGCGACCGGCCTGCCCTCCGGCGACAGCGTCCGCTTCAAGGCGCTGCCGGGCGCGAAGGGCGACATCTGGCTGGCGGGCGGCGCTCCCGACGGCGCGTACGGCCTGTGGCACTCCACCGACGGCGGCGCGACCTTCACCAAGCTGCCGGGCGTCGAGCAGGCCGACACCGTGGGCTTCGGCAAGGCGGCGCCGGGCGCCTCGTACCAGACGCTCTTCACCAGCGCCAAGATCGGTGGCGTCCGCGGCATCTTCCGCTCCACGGACAAGGGCGCGACCTGGACCCGCATCAACGACGACGCCCACCAGTGGGGCTGGACCGGCGCGGCGATCACCGGTGACCCGCGCGTGTACGGGCGGGTGTACGTGGCGACCAACGGCCGGGGCGTGATCTACGGCGACACGGCCGGCACCGGGGACGGCGGCACGGGCCCGACACCGACGCCCACCGGCGGCTGCGCGGTGACGTACAAGGTGACCAACCAGTGGTCGGGCGGCTTCCAGGCGGAGGTCCGGCTCGACAACACGGGCACGAGCGCCTGGAACGGCTGGTCGTTGAAGTGGACCTTCGCGGACGGCCAGAAGATCACCCAGGCGTGGAACACCGAACACGCCCAGTCGGGTTCCGCCGTGACGGCGAAGAACGTCGGCTGGAACGCCGCGGTGGCGGCCGGCTCGTCCGTGAGCTTCGGCTTCACGGGAAGCTGGTCGGGTGCGAACGCCAAGCCGACCGCCTTCGAACTCGGTGGGCGCACCTGCACGGTGTCCTGACCCGGCGGGCGCCGCTCCGCCGTTCCCGCGGAGCGGTGCCCGCCGCCGCGTGCCGAACGTCCGGGCCGTCACGGTGCGGCCAGGCCCGGCCGAGGGCGCGCCTCATTCCGCCGCGGTCATCCGCCGTAGGCCGAAGTATCAGGTTGCCGAAGGCCACCACGTCTTCAGCGTGATCGCCACCTCGGGATCTGGCGGCCGTGAGGGGCGAGGGGAGGAGCGTGTGGAGCGCCGCACGTCCGGCCGCCCCGGCGCGCAAGAAGAGCGGCCGGCCGCGGGGTGCGGCCGGCCGCCGGGCCGGCGGGGCGCCGGCGAGGGATCGTCCGGGTCCTACGGTGTGTACACCGCCGGCCGCGGGGCCGTCGGCATGGCGTTGCCGATGAAGAAGCTCGGGTGCGGGGGCTGGTTGTAGCCGGAGTTCTGCCACGCCAGGGCGGTGCGGTACTGGGTGTCGTGCAGCAGGGTCGTGATCTTGGTGTTGGTCTCGTACGGCGTCGAGTAGATGCGCAGCGCGGTGTTGCCGCTGGTGCGCCAGACGACCTCCTCGCGCCAGTCGCCCAGGATGTCTCCGGACAGCACCGGGGTCGCCTTGGTGCCGTTGTTGGACGACACCCCGGAGCCGGTCAGCAGGCGGGTGTCGCCGGAGGTGCCGTACTTGTCGATGCGGGTGCCGTCGAGGAGTTCGCGGACCGGGTCGCCGTCCCACCACGACAGAAAGTTGACGCTGGAGGGCTCGCGGCCCAGGGAGGCGCCGGTCGCCGAGCGCAGTGTGGTGTCCGAGGCGGACCAGGCTTCGGCACCGGCGCTGCCGGCGTAGATGTCACCGGCGACCCCGCGGCCGTTGTCCGCGCCGGAAGCCGTCTGCCACAGCAGGGCGCCGGTGCGCGCGTCGGCCATCCAGGAGCCGGGCTTGGAGCTGTCCTCGGAGACCTTGAAGTACTCCAGGCCCGCCCGCGACGGGACGAGGTCCCCGACGTGGCCCGCGTCGCCGTGGCCCAGTCTGGTGGTCCACAGTCCGGAGCCGTTGTCGTCGACGGTCATGGCGCCGTACACGATCTCGTCCCTGCCGTCGCCGTCGACGTCCG
It contains:
- a CDS encoding cellulose binding domain-containing protein; the protein is MRRTRTFTAVLALAAGLLTGAPAALAAGPPEPAAAAVSADTYTWKNARIDGGGFVPGIVFNRTEKNLAYARTDIGGAYRWQQSTKTWTPLLDHVGWDDWGHTGVVSLASDPVDPDNVYVAAGTYTNSWDPGNGAVLRSADRGATWRKADLPFKLGGNMPGRGMGERLAVDPNRNSVLYLGAPSGKGLWRSTDSGVTWSQVTAFPNPGNYAQDPSDTSGYGSDNQGIVWVTFDESSGTAGGATKTIYVGVADKENAVYRSTDAGATWQRLPGQPTGYLAHKGVLDAKNGHLYLAYSDTGGPYDGGKGRLWRYATATGTWTDISPVAEADTYFGFSGLTVDRQKPGTVMATAYSSWWPDTQIFRSTDSGATWTKAWDYSSYPTRENRYTMDVSSSPWLTWGANPSPPEQTPKLGWMTESLEIDPFDSDRMMYGTGATIYGTENLTNWDSGAKFAIKPMVQGLEETAVNDLASPPSGAPLLSALGDIGGFRHTDLTKVPSMMFTQPNFTSTTSLDFAETKPDTVVRVGNLDSGPHIAFSTDNGANWFGGTDPAGVSGGGTVAAAADGSRFVWSPQGAAVHHTTGFGTSWSASTGIPAGAIVESDRVDPKTFYGFKSGRFYVSTDGGATFTASAATGLPSGDSVRFKALPGAKGDIWLAGGAPDGAYGLWHSTDGGATFTKLPGVEQADTVGFGKAAPGASYQTLFTSAKIGGVRGIFRSTDKGATWTRINDDAHQWGWTGAAITGDPRVYGRVYVATNGRGVIYGDTAGTGDGGTGPTPTPTGGCAVTYKVTNQWSGGFQAEVRLDNTGTSAWNGWSLKWTFADGQKITQAWNTEHAQSGSAVTAKNVGWNAAVAAGSSVSFGFTGSWSGANAKPTAFELGGRTCTVS